From a single Lolium rigidum isolate FL_2022 chromosome 7, APGP_CSIRO_Lrig_0.1, whole genome shotgun sequence genomic region:
- the LOC124674126 gene encoding probable glutathione S-transferase GSTF1 encodes MAPVKVFGPAMSTNVARVLVFLEEVGAEYEVVNIDFKVMEHKSPEHLARNPFGQIPAFQDGDLLLFESRAISKYVLRKYKTDEVDLLREGNLKEAAMVDVWTEVDAHTYNPALSPIVYQCLINPMMRGIPTDEKVVAESLEKLKKVLEVYEARLSQHEYLAGDFASFADLNHFPYTFYFMATPHAVLFDSYPHVKAWWERIMARPAIKKISASMVPPKA; translated from the exons ATGGCGCCGGTGAAGGTGTTCGGGCCAGCGATGTCGACGAACGTCGCGCGGGTGCTGGTCTTCCTGGAGGAGGTGGGCGCCGAGTACGAGGTCGTCAACATCGACTTCAAGGTCATGGAGCACAAGAGCCCCGAGCACCTCGCTAGGAAC CCGTTCGGCCAAATCCCTGCTTTCCAGGACGGGGATCTGCTTCTCTTCG AGTCACGCGCGATCTCAAAGTATGTCCTCCGCAAGTACAAGACGGACGAGGTTGACCTGCTGAGGGAGGGCAACCTAAAGGAGGCCGCGATGGTGGACGTGTGGACGGAAGTGGATGCGCACACCTACAACCCGGCCCTATCCCCCATCGTGTACCAGTGCCTCATCAACCCAATGATGCGCGGCATCCCCACCGATGAGAAGGTTGTGGCCGAGAGCCTTGAGAAGCTCAAGAAGGTGCTGGAGGTCTACGAGGCGCGCTTGTCCCAGCACGAGTACCTCGCCGGGGACTTCGCCAGCTTCGCTGACCTCAACCACTTCCCCTACACCTTCTACTTCATGGCGACGCCCCACGCGGTGCTATTCGACTCGTACCCACACGTCAAGGCATGGTGGGAGAGGATCATGGCCAGGCCGGCCATCAAGAAGATCAGCGCAAGCATGGTTCCACCCAAGGCTTGA